A genomic segment from Roseibium algicola encodes:
- a CDS encoding GNAT family N-acetyltransferase, with the protein MALRETEHLLALESSAISRIKVRELEAPTLSDMSGLWSSLKGGVVSTPFQTPEFLAALQETKLKTGDYRFSVGVFAEQGEEASPSMLLPLVRFQRGPIRVVGMPDFGLADQNAPVLGAGCRASRECRVAMIRAFFERLHDADIVDIHKLHGRIDARENPLNFMPETISQNSSLLLDLRDGEGSDNWCGKSIYKKTRSKFRGLVKEGVSLVEAETPEERTELFKTLAAQRSDRFRQLGRKDSLEREDRADFYIRLAQMEASSSPFRAIALKCGEETVAAMVLMMSGSQATAVLVSIGDPRWHAFSPGMVLFAKAIEHAAQTGVRWFSFGTGQQEYKQRFGGVEQPSRRLLMPLSTRGRLFVGAREAHRAAQDMLQIALRRNGVDT; encoded by the coding sequence ATGGCATTGCGGGAAACAGAGCATCTACTGGCTCTGGAAAGCAGCGCTATTTCCCGGATAAAGGTTCGTGAACTCGAAGCTCCAACGCTTTCGGATATGAGCGGTCTTTGGTCTTCGTTGAAGGGCGGCGTCGTATCGACGCCGTTTCAGACGCCGGAGTTTCTTGCAGCTTTGCAGGAAACCAAACTGAAGACAGGCGATTACCGATTTTCAGTGGGCGTTTTCGCGGAGCAAGGCGAGGAAGCCTCTCCCTCAATGCTGTTGCCGCTGGTGCGGTTCCAGCGTGGCCCAATCCGGGTCGTTGGCATGCCGGATTTTGGTCTCGCCGATCAGAATGCACCGGTTCTTGGTGCAGGATGCCGGGCCTCCAGAGAGTGCCGGGTTGCAATGATCCGGGCATTTTTTGAGCGTCTCCACGATGCGGATATCGTCGACATACATAAACTGCATGGCCGGATCGACGCCCGGGAAAACCCATTGAACTTCATGCCGGAAACCATTTCCCAGAACAGTTCCCTTCTCCTCGATCTTCGCGATGGAGAGGGATCGGACAATTGGTGCGGCAAGTCCATCTACAAGAAGACCAGATCCAAATTTCGCGGGCTCGTGAAGGAAGGTGTCAGCCTGGTTGAGGCTGAAACGCCTGAAGAGCGAACTGAATTGTTCAAGACACTTGCGGCGCAGCGCAGCGACAGGTTCCGACAGCTCGGGCGGAAAGACAGTCTGGAACGTGAAGACCGTGCTGACTTCTACATCCGCCTTGCGCAGATGGAAGCTTCATCCTCGCCTTTCAGAGCCATCGCGCTGAAGTGCGGAGAAGAGACCGTTGCGGCCATGGTGTTGATGATGTCTGGTTCCCAGGCGACCGCCGTGCTGGTGTCCATCGGGGATCCGCGGTGGCACGCCTTTTCGCCGGGTATGGTGTTGTTTGCCAAGGCGATAGAGCACGCTGCGCAAACCGGTGTTCGCTGGTTCAGCTTCGGCACAGGACAACAGGAATACAAGCAACGGTTCGGTGGGGTCGAGCAACCTTCCCGACGTCTTCTTATGCCACTCAGCACGCGTGGACGGCTCTTTGTCGGTGCCCGTGAAGCGCATCGTGCCGCTCAGGATATGCTTCAGATCGCGTTGCGCAGGAATGGGGTGGATACGTGA
- a CDS encoding ABC transporter permease, which yields MTRGPTWFNITSLVVGFSFLYLPIVLLVIYSFNESRLVTVWGGFSTKWYASLLQNDQLLDAAWVTLRVAFASATLATIIGTIAALVLVRSGRFVGRSLFSGMIFAPLVMPEVILGLSLLLLFVAMDYTRGFWTVMLAHTTFASCYVAVVVQSRLVGFDKSIEEAAEDLGCPPVKTFFLITLPIILPGVIAGWMLAFTLSLDDLVIASFTTGPGATTLPMKIYSQVRLGVTPEINAVCTILVALVTMGVIAASIATKRQQAQKERDERAAFGAEG from the coding sequence ATGACGCGCGGCCCGACCTGGTTCAACATCACCTCGCTGGTGGTAGGCTTTTCGTTCCTTTACCTGCCCATCGTGCTGCTGGTGATCTACTCCTTCAACGAGAGCCGTCTGGTGACGGTCTGGGGCGGGTTCTCCACCAAGTGGTACGCGTCGCTGCTGCAGAATGATCAGTTGCTCGATGCGGCCTGGGTGACCCTGCGGGTTGCCTTTGCGTCGGCCACACTGGCAACGATCATCGGCACCATTGCTGCACTTGTGCTGGTGCGGTCCGGACGCTTCGTCGGCCGGTCTCTGTTTTCCGGCATGATCTTCGCGCCGCTTGTGATGCCGGAAGTGATCCTCGGCCTGTCGCTGCTGCTGCTGTTCGTGGCCATGGACTATACGCGCGGATTCTGGACCGTGATGCTGGCGCATACCACCTTTGCCAGCTGTTATGTGGCCGTTGTCGTCCAGTCGCGTCTGGTAGGCTTCGACAAGTCGATCGAGGAAGCCGCAGAAGACCTCGGCTGCCCACCGGTGAAAACCTTCTTCCTGATCACCTTGCCGATCATCCTTCCAGGGGTCATTGCCGGCTGGATGCTGGCCTTCACCTTGTCTCTGGACGATCTGGTGATCGCCAGCTTCACCACGGGACCAGGCGCCACCACGCTGCCAATGAAGATCTACTCACAGGTGCGTCTTGGCGTGACACCGGAAATCAATGCGGTCTGTACCATTCTCGTTGCTCTGGTCACCATGGGCGTGATTGCCGCCTCCATTGCTACCAAGCGGCAACAGGCGCAAAAAGAACGAGACGAAAGGGCGGCCTTTGGCGCGGAAGGGTGA
- a CDS encoding ABC transporter permease subunit produces the protein MSDVHVPAQPKRTLGGWLLISVPYIWLLIFFLAPFLIVFKISLSQVAVAIPPYVPTFDLAEGWNGIWQSVSEFSFENYVWLTEDDLYWKSYLSSVVIAAISTLLTLIIGYPIAYGMARSPQSLRPTLLMLVILPFWTSFLIRVYAWIGILKNEGLLNQLLLMLGIIDEPLVIMNTNIAVFIGIVYSYLPFLVLPLYASLERLDGSLLEAAEDLGCPPWKAFWKITVPLSLPGVIAGCFLVFIPAVGEFVIPDLLGGSNTLMIGKTLWVEFFNNRDWPVSSAVAVILLMILVVPIVLFQNQQQKMSERDG, from the coding sequence ATGTCCGACGTACACGTTCCCGCTCAACCCAAACGGACGCTCGGCGGCTGGCTGCTGATTTCGGTTCCATACATCTGGCTGCTGATCTTTTTTCTGGCGCCGTTCCTGATCGTCTTCAAGATTTCCCTGTCCCAGGTGGCCGTCGCCATTCCGCCCTATGTACCAACCTTCGATCTGGCAGAAGGCTGGAACGGTATCTGGCAAAGCGTCTCGGAATTCTCCTTCGAGAATTATGTCTGGCTGACGGAAGACGACCTCTACTGGAAATCCTATCTGTCGTCGGTTGTCATCGCGGCTATTTCAACGCTTCTGACGCTCATCATTGGCTACCCGATTGCCTATGGCATGGCACGCAGTCCGCAATCCTTGCGTCCGACGCTGCTGATGCTGGTGATCCTGCCGTTCTGGACCAGCTTCCTGATCCGCGTCTACGCCTGGATCGGCATCCTGAAAAACGAAGGCCTGCTCAACCAGCTTCTCCTGATGCTCGGCATCATCGACGAACCGCTGGTGATCATGAATACCAACATCGCGGTCTTTATCGGCATCGTCTATTCCTACTTGCCGTTCCTGGTTCTGCCGCTTTATGCCAGCCTGGAGCGGCTGGACGGCAGCCTTTTGGAAGCCGCCGAAGACCTTGGATGCCCACCCTGGAAGGCCTTCTGGAAAATCACCGTGCCGTTGTCGCTGCCCGGTGTCATCGCGGGGTGTTTCCTGGTGTTTATTCCCGCCGTCGGTGAATTCGTCATCCCGGATCTTCTTGGCGGGTCCAACACCCTGATGATCGGCAAGACGCTTTGGGTCGAGTTCTTCAACAACCGCGACTGGCCGGTGTCTTCTGCGGTTGCCGTGATCCTTCTGATGATCCTGGTGGTTCCGATCGTGCTCTTCCAGAACCAGCAGCAGAAAATGTCGGAGAGAGACGGATGA
- a CDS encoding ABC transporter ATP-binding protein, with translation MAKKSIGPVRRAYSPWDDPDKAPFIEFRNVTKKFGDFTAVKDLSLKIYEREFFALLGGSGCGKTTLMRMLAGFETPTSGQIFLDGQDLAGIPPFKRPSNMMFQSYALFPHMSVEKNIAFGLKQDKLPASEVEARVSEMLRLTKLEQFAKRRPHQLSGGQRQRVALARSLAKRPKVLLLDEPLGALDRKLREETQFELMNIQEELKMTFLIVTHDQEEAMTVADRIAVMDKGELVQVATPAEIYEAPNSKFVADFIGDINLIEANVVEKSDAGTKLRSVADNFSIESDQVTDAAVGDRVWYAIRPEKVRIAQGRREKGVPNRIDGVVWDIAYLGDMSIIHSKVGDDDGDTLRATFANVSRMVENPITWDDEVVMSFDRDAGVILKG, from the coding sequence TTGGCGAAGAAATCGATTGGACCGGTGCGTCGGGCCTATAGCCCGTGGGACGATCCGGACAAGGCACCATTTATCGAATTCCGGAATGTCACAAAGAAGTTCGGTGATTTCACCGCGGTCAAAGACCTGTCCCTGAAAATCTACGAGCGCGAGTTTTTCGCGCTGCTTGGTGGCTCGGGCTGTGGCAAGACCACCTTGATGCGCATGCTGGCGGGTTTCGAGACGCCGACATCAGGGCAGATCTTTCTGGATGGCCAGGACCTGGCCGGAATTCCGCCCTTCAAGCGTCCCTCCAACATGATGTTCCAGTCCTACGCGCTGTTTCCGCACATGAGCGTCGAGAAGAACATTGCCTTCGGTCTGAAGCAGGACAAGTTGCCGGCCTCGGAAGTTGAAGCGCGCGTGTCCGAAATGCTGCGGCTGACCAAGCTGGAACAATTTGCCAAACGTCGTCCGCACCAGCTTTCCGGCGGTCAGCGCCAGCGCGTCGCGCTGGCTCGCTCGCTCGCCAAGCGCCCCAAGGTGCTGCTGCTGGATGAACCGCTCGGCGCGCTTGACCGCAAGCTGCGCGAGGAAACCCAGTTCGAGCTGATGAACATTCAGGAAGAACTGAAAATGACCTTCCTGATCGTGACCCACGACCAGGAAGAAGCCATGACAGTGGCCGATCGTATTGCCGTCATGGACAAGGGCGAACTTGTGCAGGTTGCGACCCCGGCCGAAATCTACGAAGCGCCCAATTCCAAGTTCGTTGCCGACTTCATCGGCGACATCAACCTGATCGAAGCCAACGTCGTCGAGAAGTCGGACGCCGGTACGAAGCTGCGTTCGGTCGCGGACAACTTCTCCATCGAAAGTGATCAGGTGACCGATGCCGCCGTCGGCGACCGGGTCTGGTATGCCATTCGTCCGGAAAAGGTCCGCATTGCCCAGGGGCGCCGCGAAAAGGGCGTCCCCAACAGGATCGACGGCGTTGTCTGGGACATCGCCTACCTGGGGGACATGTCGATCATCCATTCGAAAGTCGGTGACGACGACGGCGATACGTTGCGCGCGACCTTCGCCAATGTCTCGCGCATGGTCGAAAACCCGATCACCTGGGATGACGAGGTCGTCATGTCCTTCGACCGGGACGCCGGCGTCATTCTAAAAGGGTAG
- a CDS encoding polyamine ABC transporter substrate-binding protein, with protein MTFKSMLTGVAVLSLMSGAAFAQDKVVNVYNWSDYIDETILEDFTKETGIKVVYDVFDSNEVLETKLLAGGTGYDVVVPTGTFLARQIQAGVFSELDKSKLTNLSNMWKDIEARVDKYDPGNKHSINYMWGTTGFGYNVDKVKAALGDNPPVDSWDLLFKKENIEKLKDCGVFILDAPTELIPAALNYLGLDPDSKDPAEIEKAGELLMSVRPYIQKFHSSEYINALANGDICLAVGWSGDVLQARDRAAEADNGVTVEYSIPKEGALMWFDQMAIPADAPHKEEAHEFLNYIMRPEVMAKASNVVYYANGNKASQEFLNEDVIGDPAIYPTEEAVKNLYTVTPYPPKVNRVVTRTWTSVKSGQ; from the coding sequence ATGACGTTTAAATCCATGTTGACCGGGGTCGCCGTTCTCAGCCTGATGAGCGGTGCTGCATTCGCCCAGGACAAGGTCGTGAATGTCTACAACTGGTCCGACTACATCGACGAGACCATCCTGGAAGACTTCACCAAGGAAACCGGCATCAAGGTTGTCTACGACGTGTTCGACAGCAACGAAGTGCTGGAAACCAAGCTGCTGGCAGGCGGTACCGGCTACGATGTCGTCGTGCCGACCGGAACCTTCCTGGCTCGCCAGATTCAGGCCGGTGTTTTCTCTGAACTCGACAAGTCCAAGCTGACCAACCTGTCCAACATGTGGAAGGACATCGAGGCCCGCGTCGACAAGTATGATCCGGGCAACAAGCACTCGATCAACTACATGTGGGGCACCACCGGCTTCGGCTACAATGTCGACAAGGTGAAGGCCGCGCTCGGCGACAACCCGCCGGTGGACAGCTGGGATCTCCTGTTCAAGAAGGAGAACATCGAGAAGCTGAAGGATTGTGGCGTGTTCATCCTGGACGCTCCGACCGAGTTGATCCCGGCTGCCCTCAACTATCTGGGTCTCGATCCGGACAGCAAGGATCCGGCGGAAATCGAAAAGGCCGGTGAGCTCCTGATGTCGGTTCGCCCGTACATCCAGAAGTTCCATTCTTCCGAATACATCAACGCTCTTGCCAATGGCGATATCTGCCTTGCGGTCGGCTGGTCCGGTGACGTTCTGCAGGCGCGCGACCGTGCGGCGGAAGCCGACAACGGTGTGACCGTCGAATATTCGATCCCGAAAGAGGGCGCGCTGATGTGGTTCGACCAGATGGCGATCCCGGCCGATGCTCCGCACAAGGAAGAGGCGCACGAGTTCCTGAACTACATCATGCGTCCTGAAGTGATGGCGAAGGCTTCCAACGTCGTCTACTACGCCAACGGCAACAAGGCGTCGCAGGAATTCCTCAACGAGGACGTGATCGGGGATCCGGCGATCTACCCGACCGAGGAAGCGGTGAAGAACCTCTACACCGTCACCCCCTATCCTCCGAAGGTGAACCGGGTCGTGACCCGCACCTGGACCTCGGTCAAGAGCGGACAGTAA
- a CDS encoding glutamine synthetase family protein, which yields MNELPHQILEHPALPGWKTDFEAFMAAHPDLDTLEVILPDTNGVLRGKWLPGKALEKVFEGGVAFPYSLYGLDVWGREVEATGMHLETGDKDGVCWPIPETLKLVPWTDRKTAQVLLSMYDRDGDPFLADPRHVLENMVDRLKDEFGVTATCAFELEFYLFEESDGDWTEQPKPLFSTHLGPARQNMYALSDLEALLPVVDDLRKACEVQGIPADAAVSEAAPGQFELNLHHRRNPLLAADDVVMLRRLVAGVARKHELKASFMAKPFVEWPGNGMHVHVSMEDDNGNLFADPETGADRLGYAINGLLKTMPEALLLFISTFNGFRRMQPGSYAPASICWGYDNRSVALRVPASTPEAARVEHRIAGADANPYLVLTGILAGMMEGLRLKKDPPAPVTGNAYEKRKKRLTPWMDEAIDAFEASKLMKQAVGKEMHKVLTEIKREELNEFGREISSLERQTYL from the coding sequence ATGAACGAGCTTCCCCACCAGATCCTCGAGCATCCGGCGCTGCCCGGCTGGAAGACGGACTTCGAGGCCTTCATGGCCGCCCATCCCGATCTTGATACGCTCGAGGTCATTCTACCCGATACCAACGGCGTGCTGCGCGGCAAGTGGTTGCCGGGCAAGGCGCTCGAAAAGGTATTCGAGGGCGGCGTGGCCTTTCCCTATTCGCTTTACGGGCTTGATGTCTGGGGGCGCGAGGTCGAGGCCACCGGCATGCATCTGGAAACGGGTGACAAGGACGGTGTCTGCTGGCCGATCCCCGAAACGCTGAAGCTTGTTCCCTGGACCGACCGCAAGACCGCCCAGGTGCTTTTGTCCATGTACGATCGGGACGGCGATCCGTTCCTGGCAGACCCGCGTCACGTGCTGGAAAACATGGTCGACCGGCTGAAGGACGAATTCGGCGTGACCGCCACCTGCGCCTTCGAGTTGGAATTCTATCTGTTCGAGGAAAGTGACGGCGACTGGACGGAGCAGCCCAAGCCGTTGTTCTCCACCCATCTCGGCCCTGCCCGCCAGAACATGTACGCGCTGTCCGACCTGGAGGCCTTGCTGCCGGTGGTGGACGATCTGCGGAAGGCCTGCGAGGTTCAGGGCATTCCGGCGGACGCCGCAGTTTCCGAAGCCGCGCCCGGCCAGTTCGAACTCAACCTGCACCATCGCCGCAACCCGCTCCTGGCGGCCGATGACGTTGTCATGCTGCGCCGCCTGGTGGCAGGTGTTGCCCGCAAGCACGAACTCAAGGCGTCCTTCATGGCCAAGCCTTTCGTGGAATGGCCCGGCAACGGCATGCATGTGCACGTGTCCATGGAAGACGATAACGGCAATTTGTTCGCGGATCCGGAAACCGGCGCAGACCGGCTGGGATATGCCATCAACGGTCTTTTGAAGACCATGCCGGAAGCTCTGTTGCTGTTCATCTCCACCTTCAACGGCTTCCGCCGAATGCAGCCGGGATCCTATGCTCCGGCTTCCATCTGCTGGGGGTACGACAACCGCTCCGTGGCCCTGCGGGTTCCGGCCTCGACACCGGAAGCTGCCCGTGTCGAACACCGGATCGCGGGCGCCGACGCCAACCCCTATCTTGTGCTGACGGGCATTCTCGCCGGCATGATGGAAGGCCTCAGGCTGAAAAAGGATCCGCCTGCGCCCGTGACCGGCAATGCGTATGAGAAACGCAAGAAGCGACTGACCCCCTGGATGGACGAAGCCATTGATGCTTTTGAAGCCTCCAAGCTGATGAAACAGGCGGTCGGAAAGGAAATGCACAAGGTACTTACCGAGATCAAACGGGAGGAACTGAACGAATTTGGGCGGGAGATCTCGTCGCTTGAGCGACAGACGTATTTGTGA
- a CDS encoding GntR family transcriptional regulator: MALRQSALQSGPVKEASGPSTSRGATRGQVDNAVRSGLLTGRFIPGKAVTIRGLAAELGVSPMPVREVLQRLAAENALEVKPNGRVQIPDMTPARFDEVLKARLLLEPELAELALPHLTSKDAKDLQSIDDDIDERLTSGDAEAYMRLNHAFHFRIYRASGSKVLLPLIDSLWLQFAPFMRTVYGRVGTASLEDRHKEAIRAIEDQDGAALRAAIAADIADGMGLLGKEILSNASGG, translated from the coding sequence TTGGCCCTTCGGCAATCCGCTTTGCAATCCGGCCCCGTGAAGGAGGCCAGCGGCCCCTCCACGTCCCGTGGTGCAACCCGTGGGCAGGTCGACAACGCCGTCCGGTCCGGGCTGCTTACAGGCCGTTTCATACCTGGAAAAGCCGTGACAATCCGGGGGCTTGCCGCAGAACTTGGCGTCAGCCCGATGCCAGTGCGCGAAGTGTTGCAACGGCTTGCGGCAGAAAACGCTCTCGAGGTGAAACCGAACGGCCGGGTACAGATACCGGACATGACCCCGGCCCGCTTCGACGAGGTGCTGAAAGCAAGACTTCTTCTGGAACCGGAACTGGCCGAATTGGCCCTGCCGCACCTGACATCCAAGGATGCAAAGGACCTTCAATCGATCGATGACGACATCGACGAGCGGCTCACAAGTGGCGATGCAGAAGCCTACATGCGGCTCAACCACGCCTTTCACTTCCGCATTTACAGGGCGTCCGGATCCAAGGTTCTGCTGCCGCTGATCGACAGTCTCTGGCTGCAGTTCGCGCCATTCATGCGTACGGTTTACGGACGGGTCGGCACTGCCAGTCTTGAGGACCGTCACAAGGAAGCCATCCGCGCGATCGAAGATCAGGACGGCGCTGCACTGCGGGCTGCGATCGCGGCCGATATTGCCGACGGCATGGGGCTTCTCGGCAAGGAAATCCTGTCAAATGCATCAGGCGGTTGA
- a CDS encoding glutamine synthetase family protein, with the protein MAFPAPAKVPKPLELLVTAETPASESENPIDSLRGVPDVDAARDWLNARNIQDIECIVPDLAGVARGKMMPTGKFFSGPVMTMPASIFAQTISGDYPDDDDWFQHNPIDGDLYFKPDYSTLTTVPWESDPTAQLIHDAVTRQGAPVETAPRNVLKRVLKLYEDKGWEPVVAPEIEFYLVRPNTDPDYPLEPPRGRSGRPEVGRQSYSISALNEFDDLIDDIYDLSEQQGLEIDTMIHEEGAAQMEINLRHGQPLALADQVFLFKRTIREAALRHEMYATFMSKPMSNQPGSAMHIHQSVVDKETGLNIFADENGEETQAFLSFIAGHQRFLPRVTCIMAPFVNSYRRFSKTSTAPVNVYWGYDNRTVGLRVPYSNAQARRLENRVPGSDVNPYLAIAASLACGYLGMVHGLKPDSPKSDDCSERSKSLPRGLPEALAKFEKSDEMIEVFGEQFVATYRAIKYEEFETFMSVISPWEREYLLLNV; encoded by the coding sequence ATGGCCTTCCCTGCCCCGGCCAAAGTGCCAAAACCATTGGAGCTTCTTGTGACTGCTGAAACGCCTGCCAGCGAAAGCGAAAATCCGATCGACAGCCTGCGCGGCGTTCCCGATGTCGATGCGGCCCGTGACTGGCTCAACGCGCGCAACATCCAGGACATCGAATGCATCGTTCCGGACCTTGCCGGTGTTGCCCGCGGCAAGATGATGCCGACTGGCAAGTTTTTCTCCGGCCCGGTGATGACGATGCCTGCTTCGATCTTCGCGCAGACGATCTCGGGCGATTATCCGGACGACGACGACTGGTTTCAGCACAACCCCATCGACGGCGATCTCTATTTCAAGCCCGACTACAGCACCCTTACCACCGTGCCCTGGGAAAGCGACCCGACCGCGCAGCTGATCCACGACGCTGTCACCCGGCAGGGTGCACCGGTCGAGACCGCCCCGCGCAATGTCTTGAAGCGTGTTCTCAAACTCTACGAGGACAAGGGCTGGGAGCCTGTCGTGGCGCCGGAAATCGAGTTTTACCTCGTCCGTCCGAACACGGATCCTGACTATCCGCTTGAGCCGCCGCGGGGCCGGTCCGGCCGTCCGGAAGTCGGCCGGCAGTCCTATTCGATTTCCGCGCTGAACGAATTCGACGACCTGATCGACGACATCTACGACCTGTCGGAACAACAGGGCCTCGAGATCGACACCATGATCCACGAGGAAGGCGCAGCGCAGATGGAAATCAACCTGCGCCATGGCCAACCGCTGGCCCTGGCCGACCAGGTGTTCCTGTTCAAGCGCACCATCCGAGAGGCCGCGCTTCGTCACGAAATGTATGCCACCTTCATGTCGAAGCCGATGTCGAACCAGCCCGGTTCGGCGATGCATATTCACCAGTCGGTGGTCGACAAGGAAACCGGCCTCAACATCTTCGCGGATGAAAACGGCGAGGAAACACAGGCGTTCCTTTCGTTTATCGCCGGTCACCAGCGGTTCCTTCCGCGGGTCACCTGCATCATGGCGCCTTTCGTCAATTCCTATCGCCGGTTCTCCAAGACCTCGACGGCACCAGTGAATGTCTACTGGGGCTACGACAACCGCACGGTGGGTTTGCGTGTGCCTTATTCCAACGCCCAGGCACGTCGTCTGGAAAACCGGGTACCGGGGTCCGACGTCAACCCGTATCTCGCGATCGCCGCAAGCCTTGCCTGCGGGTACCTGGGAATGGTCCACGGGCTCAAGCCGGATTCGCCGAAATCCGACGACTGCTCGGAACGGTCCAAGTCCCTGCCGCGAGGTCTGCCAGAGGCGCTGGCCAAGTTCGAAAAATCCGACGAGATGATCGAGGTGTTCGGCGAACAGTTCGTCGCCACCTACCGCGCGATCAAATACGAGGAATTTGAAACCTTCATGTCCGTGATCAGCCCCTGGGAGCGGGAATACCTGCTGCTCAACGTCTGA
- a CDS encoding aspartate aminotransferase family protein: MTAHSNIYPTKALQELDAAHHWHPFSDMKSLNQEGSRVITHADGIWLTDSEGNRILDGMAGLWCVQVGHGRKEIADAVYKQMNELSYYNTFFKTTHPPAIALSEKLAKLAPDHINRVFYCSSGSEANDTVFRMVRTYWDKMGKPDKKVIIGRWNGYHGSTLAGTSLGGMKGMHQQGGLPVPGVHHIDQPYWFGEGHEMSPEEFGVFAARKLEEAIDEIGEDKVAAFIAEPIQGAGGVIIPPETYWPEIRRILDERDILFVSDEVICGFGRLGEWFGSTHYGMKPDLMPIAKGLTSGYLPMGGVMVSDRVAEGLMLSGEEFYHGYTYSGHPACAAAALANLEIIEREGLVERVKTDIGPYLKERWLKLGDHPLIGEARMTGLVGALELVPDKKNPHRPFKDVGTAGTICRDISFGNGMVMRAVRDSLIISPPLVLTHEEADILVKTAEKTLDETYQVLKRDGWIG; encoded by the coding sequence ATGACGGCCCATTCCAACATCTATCCGACCAAGGCCCTTCAGGAGCTCGATGCCGCCCATCACTGGCATCCTTTTTCCGACATGAAGTCGCTGAACCAGGAAGGCAGCCGGGTGATCACCCATGCCGACGGTATCTGGCTGACGGATTCGGAAGGCAACCGGATCCTCGACGGCATGGCCGGTCTGTGGTGCGTGCAGGTTGGCCATGGCCGCAAGGAGATTGCGGATGCGGTCTACAAGCAGATGAACGAGCTGTCCTATTACAACACGTTCTTCAAGACGACCCATCCGCCCGCAATTGCCTTGTCTGAAAAGCTGGCGAAACTGGCACCCGATCACATCAACAGGGTGTTCTACTGTTCGTCCGGGTCCGAGGCCAACGACACCGTGTTCCGCATGGTCCGCACCTATTGGGACAAGATGGGCAAGCCGGACAAGAAGGTGATCATCGGCCGCTGGAACGGCTATCACGGCTCGACGCTCGCGGGCACCAGCCTCGGCGGCATGAAGGGCATGCACCAGCAGGGCGGCCTTCCGGTTCCGGGCGTGCATCACATCGACCAGCCCTACTGGTTCGGTGAAGGCCATGAAATGAGCCCGGAAGAGTTCGGCGTCTTTGCCGCGCGCAAACTGGAAGAAGCCATTGACGAGATCGGCGAGGACAAGGTTGCGGCCTTTATCGCCGAGCCGATCCAGGGCGCCGGTGGTGTCATCATTCCGCCGGAAACCTATTGGCCGGAAATCCGCCGTATCCTCGACGAACGGGATATCCTCTTCGTTTCCGACGAGGTCATCTGCGGCTTCGGCCGTCTCGGCGAATGGTTCGGTTCGACCCACTACGGCATGAAGCCGGACCTGATGCCGATCGCCAAGGGCCTGACTTCCGGCTATCTGCCGATGGGCGGTGTCATGGTGTCCGATCGCGTGGCCGAAGGCCTGATGCTTTCGGGTGAAGAGTTCTACCACGGCTACACCTATTCCGGTCACCCGGCCTGCGCCGCGGCTGCACTCGCCAACCTGGAAATCATCGAACGCGAAGGCCTGGTCGAGCGCGTCAAGACCGATATCGGTCCCTATCTCAAGGAACGCTGGCTGAAGCTGGGCGATCACCCTCTGATCGGCGAAGCCCGCATGACCGGCCTTGTCGGTGCACTGGAACTGGTGCCGGACAAGAAAAATCCGCATCGACCGTTCAAGGACGTCGGCACGGCCGGCACCATCTGCCGCGACATTTCCTTCGGCAACGGCATGGTCATGCGCGCAGTGCGCGACAGCCTGATCATTTCGCCGCCGCTGGTCCTGACCCACGAGGAGGCAGATATTCTGGTGAAGACCGCCGAGAAAACCCTCGACGAGACCTATCAGGTCCTGAAGCGTGACGGCTGGATAGGCTGA